Proteins from one Gemmatimonadota bacterium genomic window:
- a CDS encoding NADH-quinone oxidoreductase subunit C, protein MSDDKRFDDALDDLEERPVVETADEGAPESGPAGDEPASVVALRERFGDDVQRHEVQGAGEHVVFVDAGRIAEILRWLRDDRDFNMLLDLTAVDYGGGRPLQMVYQVYSHAHGHTLRLKAELALNALEIDSVAPLWTGADWLEREVYDLFGITFRGHPDLRRILMPENYAEGHPLRKDFPLRGRFSRAEQTRRALAMEVEDMYVPAELDVVHAHDAATQAADAPGEG, encoded by the coding sequence ATGAGCGACGACAAGCGCTTCGACGACGCGCTCGATGACCTCGAAGAGCGGCCCGTGGTGGAGACCGCCGACGAGGGCGCGCCCGAGTCCGGCCCAGCGGGCGACGAGCCCGCGTCCGTCGTCGCCCTGCGCGAGCGCTTCGGCGACGACGTCCAGCGCCACGAGGTCCAGGGGGCCGGCGAGCACGTGGTCTTCGTGGACGCCGGCAGGATCGCCGAGATCCTGCGCTGGCTGCGCGACGATCGTGACTTCAACATGCTGCTCGATCTCACCGCGGTGGACTATGGCGGCGGACGCCCGCTCCAGATGGTCTACCAGGTCTACTCGCACGCGCACGGCCACACGCTGCGGCTGAAGGCCGAGCTGGCGCTGAACGCGCTGGAGATCGACTCGGTCGCGCCGCTGTGGACCGGCGCGGACTGGCTCGAGCGCGAGGTCTACGACCTCTTCGGGATCACCTTCCGCGGGCACCCCGACCTGCGCCGCATCCTCATGCCCGAGAACTACGCGGAGGGGCACCCGCTGCGGAAAGACTTCCCGCTGCGCGGCCGTTTCAGCCGCGCCGAGCAGACGCGGCGCGCTCTCGCCATGGAGGTCGAGGACATGTACGTGCCGGCGGAGCTGGACGTGGTGCACGCCCACGACGCCGCCACGCAGGCCGCCGACGCCCCGGGGGAGGGTTAG
- the nuoB gene encoding NADH-quinone oxidoreductase subunit NuoB, with translation MGVGAPGWVTTKLDFVVNWSRRSSLWPMPFGTACCAIEMMASAASKYDLARFGMERMSFSPRQADLLICAGRVSYKMAPVLRKIWDQMPQPKWAISMGACASSGGVFDAYSMVQGIDTVIPVDVYVPGCPPRPEALIHGIIMLHEKIKGESVTDRELHAQLRAEDPATIGKPALPAEVIDEVAKPFGNSTKQNRSSGLVGTRALQRPRDRMP, from the coding sequence GTGGGAGTAGGCGCACCCGGATGGGTCACCACCAAGCTGGACTTCGTGGTCAACTGGTCGCGGCGCAGCTCGCTGTGGCCCATGCCGTTCGGCACCGCGTGCTGCGCGATCGAGATGATGGCGAGCGCGGCCTCCAAGTACGACCTGGCGCGCTTCGGCATGGAGCGCATGTCGTTCTCGCCGCGCCAGGCGGACCTGCTAATCTGCGCGGGCCGCGTCAGCTACAAGATGGCGCCGGTGCTGCGCAAGATCTGGGACCAGATGCCGCAGCCCAAGTGGGCGATTTCGATGGGCGCGTGCGCCTCATCGGGCGGGGTGTTCGACGCGTACTCGATGGTCCAGGGGATCGACACCGTCATCCCCGTGGACGTCTACGTGCCGGGCTGCCCGCCGCGCCCCGAGGCGCTGATACACGGCATCATCATGCTGCACGAGAAGATCAAGGGCGAGTCGGTGACCGACCGCGAGCTGCACGCCCAGCTCCGCGCCGAGGACCCCGCGACCATCGGCAAGCCGGCGCTGCCCGCCGAGGTCATCGACGAGGTCGCCAAGCCGTTCGGCAACTCCACCAAGCAGAACCGCTCCAGCGGCCTGGTGGGCACGCGTGCGCTCCAGCGCCCGCGCGACCGGATGCCGTGA
- the ndhC gene encoding NADH-quinone oxidoreductase subunit A: protein MADAYIPVLILLGISAAQAVGMVVLSQVFSAYRPTPVKKAPYESGMIPLGSTRERFSVKFYMVAILFIIFDIETIFLIPWAVRFRDLGLFGFVEMLVFITILAVGLVYVWKKGALQWE, encoded by the coding sequence ATGGCCGACGCCTACATCCCGGTCCTGATTCTGCTGGGTATTTCCGCCGCCCAGGCGGTGGGGATGGTCGTGCTGTCGCAGGTGTTCAGCGCTTATCGGCCCACGCCCGTGAAGAAGGCGCCGTACGAGTCCGGCATGATCCCGCTGGGGTCCACCAGAGAGCGGTTTTCGGTCAAGTTCTACATGGTGGCCATCCTCTTCATCATCTTCGACATCGAGACGATATTCCTGATCCCGTGGGCGGTGCGCTTCCGGGACCTGGGACTGTTCGGATTCGTGGAGATGCTCGTGTTCATCACGATCCTGGCGGTGGGCCTCGTCTACGTCTGGAAGAAGGGAGCGCTACAGTGGGAGTAG